ataagtaaaacaacactttattttattttgctattctGTAACCACTGAACGATGTAACATCTATGTCTTGTTCGTGTCTAGCATTGAATTTTTTTGGATTCCCATCCAAATATACAGCTACCTGATCTCCACTTTCTACTTCCAAAAGTATTGTAGCTGATCCACCACCTGGTTTCGTCGCTATTATTGGTGACCACTGCTTACCGTTGTTTAATCTTTTCTTCAACACCATCCtatgttatgattttattagaATGGTTGTCAAAAATCCTATTCCTTTTAACCAATGCATATTACCTTGTGTTTTCTTCAGTGGAACCAGAGAAAGAAAATTGATGGAGGCCAGAACAAGCGCACGTATATACACCAACCTCACGATCCCATGTAACAGCTAGGTTAACAATATTCTGTTTATATGCTACCAAACCTGTAGAATGGACTGATGTACTCCCAGTCGATGTAAATGCAATGGATCCTGTACagtcaacattattatttttttctggtgaCCGCGATGGTATCGGTGTGACTGCTAGTCCAACTGACCACAGTAGAGTACACAACCATAACATACTTGTCCTATACATACTTTTAGTTCAAActacaaagaataataattataataagattttaCTGTCTGCTgtgttttcaaacaaaaataattgttactaAATCTAGTCAAGGACGTTTAGTTTTGTTTGAGTATGGTTACTACTGATACACTGATATGTATATAGTACAacatattagtacctatacaactgCCTctcattataatgttaatataatgaaatatgtttattatttcgaCCCGTGTATGAATATTTAACCcatagtgataaaaaaaaagtatatgcaTTTATCTAAAGCTTTTATTAGAATGGgtaaataattcttaattataatcACTAATCACATACATTCAATTATCTACTCGTAGGtgttataagataaaatatataaataatgaaaatattaaatatttattttggttggctggattattttttattgtattatcattcaagggaaataataaattgtctgcTGACATTTGTCAGTTAATTTCAAgggcaaatattaaaaaaaaagtttatcatgaaatataattttacataccgCGATTCAATAGTTTTAGGTTAAAATATAAGACCTAGTTGATTTCTGTGTTATGCAATTGGTATCTTAACTAACACCCACTTaggttcataaataaatttaaaattccccgGGATCCGTGGCATACAGTTATTTTTGCCAAGACATACCAATTTTTATTCCATCATACTAATTGACTTAGTAACgcgataatactttttaaaaatgatttgaattcgttattaAGTCTACTTGAAATGAAAGAGATCGGTCAGTCCAATTTTCTCAATTTTACTCCCAACAACTATACatttagtttgaatattttttaatttcggaattttcaaacgttgattattcagaatttaaatcagaaatcttaaaatgtggACTGActgatctcaagtagacataacGGATTTAGAtcagtttttttgaaaaaaggtCGCATTTTTAGATCGATTGGTAGGAACGTAGGatggaacaaaatatatacaaatgagCATAAATTGTTTACCATTAACGCGCACAACACCGAAGCAACGCCGAAGGTGACTAATTCGGTGACTTTGTTCGGCAATTGCTGCACACCTAGTTGCTTATCCGATGCGATATCGCCGTATTGGCACTATTTTCTGAACTCCacccgtattttatatttatattttttttcattcaaacattttgattttggagttaattaattaattttttttaaaagaacttTTGCAATATTTACTATCTACTTTAAACACCACGAGTCACCATTGTGTGCACCACCGAATATTTTActcacgagccgccactgagtATATAGTATTGGGCATTACTGTCCTTAAGAAAGTGGATTAATTCGCTATAGTTGTCTGGTTGTCTGTTTGGATTTTGAGATAGGACGAGGTGGATTTACATGAGCCTCTGTTTGGGccgatgacattttttaattctattcgtaagcctataatctatattatagtcaagAACTCCTTGAGTAGTTTTAACACGGAGACAGCGTAGTCTTTGGTGCATTGTTGGAGGTATGTGGTTGCCCCTAGCTATATAGAAGATTCTGGTGGGTTATGTCTTATGTTTATCAATGTTG
This portion of the Acyrthosiphon pisum isolate AL4f chromosome A1, pea_aphid_22Mar2018_4r6ur, whole genome shotgun sequence genome encodes:
- the sC1q-VP gene encoding C1q-like venom protein homolog precursor (The RefSeq protein has 2 substitutions compared to this genomic sequence); its protein translation is MYRTSVLWLCTLLWSVGLAVTPIPSRSPEKNNNVDCTGSIAFTSTGSTSVHSTGLVAYKQNIVNLAVTWDREVGVYTCACSGLHQFSFSGSTEENTRMVLKKRLNNGKQWTPIIATKPGGGSATILLEVESGDQVAVYLDGNPKKFNARHEQDIDVTSFSGYRIAK